The nucleotide window TCTGTTTGTACTTTTCAAAGACGACTGCGTAAATATGCTCACGAGCCGCGTACTCTAAGTTTTTGATATCGACTAAAAAGGATCTGGCGTATCGTACATCTAGACTCACGGGACAGCTTTCTCTAACTGCAAATTTTACATTATACTTGGAGATAGGGGAATTTCAGATTTCAGATTTAAAATTTCAGATTTAAAATCGTCAATTATAAATTCAAATCTTTAAATCAAAAATCTAAAATTTTAACTTCGATCCTAAAAAGTCTATGGCAAGTGCAATAGTCGCACTGCTTCTTCGTAGTTCATGGTATCCCCAGGCTGCACATTTCGCTTGGCCTCTTGAATTGCTTTGACCACATAAATATCGTAGTATACTTCTTGTAGTATACTCCAAGTTGTTTCCAATTCATCATCAGATAATTCATCGATTAAGAAATCTAGTTTGTAAGTTAAACGGTGCAATCTACTTCTGAGAATGTTCCGTTGGGAAACTCCTGCTTTTAAGTATGGGGTTTCCCTTTCCCCTTGACCCTTTTCGCTTTCCCCTTTCATAAGTTTTCTCTTTGTTGTGCCTTTGTCCTCCTTGTCCCCCTTGTCTCCCCATAGGGTAGAATGCGTTAGCGTAGTGCTATTTTTAAGCCGCATTCTCCCGATAGATTGTTTCGGGTAAAGATGCACCCTTCTGTTTTGCCATTCTATCTCTCAAACTCTACATGGTTGGTTATCTCGTTTTTTTGGCAATTTCTACAGGTATAGCTGCCCTGTTCAGCTTGGGACTAAATTTACAATGGGGCTACACTGGTCTGATTAACTTTGGGCACGTAGCCTTTATGACGGTGGGAGCTTATACCACAGTATTGCTCACTTTAAAAGGAGTTCCACTGATTATTGCGGTGCCTCTAGGTGCTGGTTTAGCTGCGCTGTTGGGGCTGCTAATCGGTTTATCAACTCTGCGACTGCGGGAAGATTACCTGGCGATCGTAACGATCGGGTTTTCTGAGGTGATCGGTTTGATTGTGCGAAACGAAGAGTGGCTGACTAGAGGGACGCTTGGGGTGCAAGGTTTTCCTCTGCCACTGGCAACTTGGAGTCCAAATTTGTTGATGAGGCTGATGATGATTGCCCTACTGACGCTGATTGCTGGCTTGACTTTCTGGCGAATGTGGCAGTGGTTCTCTAAGCAGTTGCAGCAAGGAAAGAGAGAGGGCGGGTTTCCAGTTGGTTCGCTGATATTGGGAATTGCCAGTTTGCTGTTGGGTTTGGCGGTTTACGTTGCCGGAGTGATGGCGCTGTATGATTACACCTATAAAGCTGGGTTGATGGTGCTGTTGCTGTTGGTGCTGACATTGGTATTCTGGCAACTGGAGCGATTGGCGCGATCGCCTTGGGGTCGCGTCCTCAAAGCTATCCGCGAAGATGAGGAAGTGGCTAAAGCTCTAGGCAAAAATGTTTTTTGGTACAAGCTGCAATCGTTGATGTTAGGAGGAGCGATCGCCGGAATTGCCGGTTCCTTCTACGCTTGGCAACAAACATCTGTTTACTCAGATGATTTTATTTCCCAGACGACTTTTGACGCCTGGACTATTGTAGTTTTAGGCGGAGCCGGTAACAATGTGGGTACGGTGCTGGGAGCAATTATCTTCTGGGCTTACTATACCGTGACGCGCTTTGTTCTGCCTGCACTTCTGCCTTTCGATGATGCCCGTTTGGGCGCATTTCGGGTGATGGTAATCGGTCTGTTGTTGATGGTGCTGATGATGGCGCGACCGCAAGGTATCTTAGGGAAAAAGGAGGAACTAACTCTTGGCAGGTAACGAGAACAAAGCGGCATCCGATCTATCTTTCAACGAGGCACCAACGGTTATCGAGGACGACTTTGAGGTGGCAGAAGATGTGGCTGCTAACGAGTCAAGTTTGCCAGCAGATATACTGTTAACTCAAACAGATACTGATATAAAAGATATCCTGACACAGGTGGAAGACCGAAAACCAGCGCCTCAGACTCCCAGCGTTCCAATACTTGCAGCGTCTGGACTTTGCAAAAGTTTTGGCGGTCTGAAGGCGGTGGACGATGCGAAGCTTGAGGTGGCGCAGGGTAGCATTACAGGGCTGATCGGCCCAAACGGTGCTGGTAAAACTACTCTTTTTAACCTGCTTTCTAATTTTATTCGCTCCGATCGCGGTCGGGTGATTTTTGACGGCGAACCAATTCAGCATTTGCAGCCTCACCAAATTGCCCAAATGGGTATGGTTCGGACGTTCCAGGTAGCGCGGGTACTATCCCGGTTATCGGTGATGGAAAACATGATTTTGGGGGCGCAAAAGCAAACTGGTGAAAACTTTTGGAATGTTTGGTTGCAACCCAAGCAGGTTATTCAGGAAGAAAAACAACAGCGCGAACGGGCGGAAGCCCTCCTGGAATCTGTGGGATTGGCCCACATGGCTGGAGCTTATGCCGGGGCGCTATCTGGGGGACAGCGGAAGTTACTGGAAATGGCGCGGGCGCTGATGACCGATCCCAAACTAATTTTATTGGATGAACCGGCAGCTGGGGTGAATCCGACGCTGATTAATCAAATCTGCGATCGCATTGTGACGTGGAACCGCGAGGGTATGACGTTTCTGATTATCGAACACAATATGGACGTGATTATGTCACTGTGCGATCGCGTCTGGGTATTAGCCGAAGGCCGAAATCTCGCCGATGGCACCCCCGCTGAAATTCAGAAAAACACCCAAGTTTTAGAAGCTTATCTGGGGCAGTAATTGCTCTGGGTTTTGTCTTTGGATGTGAGGACAAACCATGTCGAAACTTTTTTGGAACAGCCTAAGAATTGGCATAGCCATTGTAGGAAATTCACTGATAGCTGAAAATTTAATCGCCGCCGAACTTGGAAACTTTCTGAAGCCTGCGAATAAGTACAACCAAAATCCCGTTTTGGTGGCTCAAGCAAACTCTACTTCCCAGGAATCTTATGTGCGAGCGACTGATTGGGAATACCAGGCATTACAGTCTTTCGTTGAGCGCTACGGCCCGGAAATTATTGATAGGTCTGCTTGTTTCTCTGGTTGTAGGCGTGACGTAAATCGCTACGAATTGGCTGTGGTTTTAAAGGCAACGATCGATCGAGTGAATGAGCTAATTGCACAAGGGATTGCGGTTCCAAAAGAAGACATTGCCACACTTGAAAAGCTGCAAGAAGAATTTGCAGGTGAACTACCCATGGTACGAGAACAATTTTGCAGCATAGATTCTCGTTACACAGCGCCGGGATTACCGACTTGCCCAGAGCGGTCAAAACTGCGGTAACTCACATCTTGCAGCAGGGGAGGTAGAACCTCCCAGATCTCGTGACCAGGTTCAACCTGGTCACGAGAATACAGAAGGTGAGCCACATTTCCCACTCCTTACCACCAGTTTTGGCCTTGATGTACCGTAAAATTACTTAATTTGCCATATTGTAGAAAACCTTATA belongs to Argonema galeatum A003/A1 and includes:
- a CDS encoding branched-chain amino acid ABC transporter permease, producing MVGYLVFLAISTGIAALFSLGLNLQWGYTGLINFGHVAFMTVGAYTTVLLTLKGVPLIIAVPLGAGLAALLGLLIGLSTLRLREDYLAIVTIGFSEVIGLIVRNEEWLTRGTLGVQGFPLPLATWSPNLLMRLMMIALLTLIAGLTFWRMWQWFSKQLQQGKREGGFPVGSLILGIASLLLGLAVYVAGVMALYDYTYKAGLMVLLLLVLTLVFWQLERLARSPWGRVLKAIREDEEVAKALGKNVFWYKLQSLMLGGAIAGIAGSFYAWQQTSVYSDDFISQTTFDAWTIVVLGGAGNNVGTVLGAIIFWAYYTVTRFVLPALLPFDDARLGAFRVMVIGLLLMVLMMARPQGILGKKEELTLGR
- a CDS encoding ABC transporter ATP-binding protein encodes the protein MAGNENKAASDLSFNEAPTVIEDDFEVAEDVAANESSLPADILLTQTDTDIKDILTQVEDRKPAPQTPSVPILAASGLCKSFGGLKAVDDAKLEVAQGSITGLIGPNGAGKTTLFNLLSNFIRSDRGRVIFDGEPIQHLQPHQIAQMGMVRTFQVARVLSRLSVMENMILGAQKQTGENFWNVWLQPKQVIQEEKQQRERAEALLESVGLAHMAGAYAGALSGGQRKLLEMARALMTDPKLILLDEPAAGVNPTLINQICDRIVTWNREGMTFLIIEHNMDVIMSLCDRVWVLAEGRNLADGTPAEIQKNTQVLEAYLGQ